In Pseudoalteromonas shioyasakiensis, one DNA window encodes the following:
- a CDS encoding TonB-dependent receptor, protein MKIQLRKTALSLAIAACVGVSGAALANETTSAIKGQIKGPSGNPAAGTKITIVHLPSGSTKETETNDAGYFTAKGLRVGGPYRVVVDSDVFADQTFNNINLQVGADYPVNVTLERQSDVEQIVVTGRPISRMSGGTGPAATFTLEDLENQPAINRDLKDIIRIDPRVTIDDSRGSINCGGGNPRFNSLTLDGVRMNDNFGLSSNGYPTIGAPFSFDSIEQVAVELAPFDVQYGGFTSCNINAVTKSGGNEVHGGVFFDYTNDSMKGDKIEGEDYDNGDYTEKRYGFNVGLPLIKDNLFLFTSYEKVEGVKQYEYGGLNTGSVSAADVSRVQQIAQDVYGYDAGGMPSSAPVEDEKILVKLDWNINDDHRANLIYNYNDAFTLSQSDAYSDTVALDNHFFKQGAEFTSIIGSLYSDWSDSFSTEVRIGKSELDATVQSLDAASGFGEMQIDAAGGGTIYIGPDDSRQSNDLDYETTTVKLAGTYYLDQHTITGGYEYEKLDVFNQFVQHTQGEWRFDSVDDFEAGQAARIYYNNAAGTNDPTDAAASFSYAQHTFYVQDEYSFTDLDATLTFGLRYDKYTSDDAPNYNENFTNRYGFSNQSTFDGIDLIQPRVGFEWYATDALEVRAGVGLFSGGNPNVWLSNSYSNDGITNIGTYREDVDLFNTPTVNGGTPGYEVPQDMFDEVANTTIGAGDSSVNAVDPDFDMPSEWKYSVGATYTTEDEYVFSVDYLFTKRKDAAILQDIALQDSGNTTFDGRPILEPKEGRRTGDLLLTNVSGNSGESHIISAAMSKRFDNGISVQLAYAYTDSTDVNPMTSSVASSNYGNMATYDPTNPGAHTSDYEIPHRFTMTLGYTTELFDGYNTRFNLFSETYKGLPYSYTYNGSDSVWGDSNSNRSRQLMYIPEVNDPNVVYDMTADEVNEFNEWISAQGLERGEIVGRNSQNADWFTKVNFKMTQELPGFMPGHKGEVFFVIDNLTNMLNDDWGVLKKGNFVGNRMIKTSIDDQGRYVYSDFSPNNGKTATQSGASVWEMRVGVRYTF, encoded by the coding sequence ATGAAAATCCAACTCCGCAAAACAGCTCTATCACTTGCTATTGCAGCATGTGTTGGTGTGAGTGGTGCAGCGTTAGCAAATGAAACAACATCTGCTATCAAGGGTCAAATCAAAGGTCCTAGCGGCAACCCTGCTGCAGGCACTAAGATCACTATCGTTCACTTACCTTCAGGTTCAACTAAAGAAACTGAAACGAACGATGCGGGTTACTTCACAGCAAAAGGCCTACGTGTAGGTGGTCCTTACCGCGTTGTTGTAGATTCTGACGTATTCGCAGATCAAACATTCAACAACATCAACCTACAAGTTGGTGCTGACTACCCAGTTAATGTTACGTTAGAGAGACAATCTGATGTAGAACAAATCGTAGTTACTGGTCGTCCTATCAGCCGTATGTCTGGTGGTACAGGCCCAGCTGCAACGTTCACACTTGAAGATTTAGAAAACCAACCAGCTATCAACCGTGACTTAAAAGATATCATCCGTATCGACCCACGTGTAACTATCGATGATAGCCGCGGTTCAATCAACTGTGGTGGTGGTAACCCACGTTTTAACAGCTTAACGCTTGACGGCGTTCGTATGAACGATAACTTCGGTTTAAGCTCAAATGGTTACCCAACTATCGGTGCTCCTTTCTCTTTCGATTCAATCGAGCAAGTTGCGGTTGAGCTAGCACCATTTGATGTTCAATACGGTGGTTTCACATCATGTAACATCAACGCTGTTACTAAATCAGGTGGTAACGAAGTACACGGTGGTGTTTTCTTCGATTACACAAATGATTCAATGAAAGGCGACAAAATCGAAGGTGAAGACTACGACAACGGTGATTACACCGAAAAACGTTACGGCTTCAACGTTGGTTTACCACTAATTAAAGATAACCTTTTCTTATTCACATCTTATGAAAAAGTTGAAGGTGTTAAACAGTACGAGTACGGCGGTTTAAATACAGGTAGTGTTTCAGCTGCAGACGTTTCTCGTGTACAACAAATCGCACAAGATGTTTACGGTTATGACGCAGGTGGCATGCCATCAAGCGCACCAGTTGAAGATGAAAAAATCTTAGTTAAACTTGATTGGAACATCAATGACGATCACCGTGCAAACTTAATCTATAACTACAATGATGCTTTCACGCTATCTCAATCAGATGCATACAGCGATACAGTAGCTTTAGATAATCACTTCTTCAAGCAAGGTGCAGAATTTACATCAATCATTGGTTCACTTTACTCAGATTGGTCAGACAGCTTCTCTACTGAAGTTCGTATTGGTAAATCTGAGCTAGATGCAACAGTACAATCTTTAGATGCAGCTAGCGGCTTTGGTGAAATGCAAATTGATGCTGCAGGCGGTGGTACTATTTATATCGGTCCAGATGACTCGCGTCAATCAAATGACCTAGACTACGAAACAACGACTGTAAAACTTGCAGGTACATACTATCTTGATCAACACACGATCACAGGTGGTTATGAGTACGAGAAGCTAGACGTATTTAACCAATTCGTACAGCACACTCAAGGTGAGTGGCGTTTTGATTCTGTAGATGATTTTGAAGCTGGCCAAGCTGCACGTATTTACTATAACAATGCTGCTGGTACTAACGATCCAACTGATGCTGCTGCAAGCTTCTCATATGCTCAACATACTTTCTATGTTCAAGATGAGTACAGCTTCACAGATTTAGATGCGACATTGACATTTGGTCTTCGTTACGACAAATACACAAGTGACGACGCTCCTAACTACAACGAAAACTTTACTAACCGCTACGGTTTCAGCAACCAATCAACATTCGACGGTATCGATTTAATTCAACCACGTGTTGGTTTTGAATGGTATGCAACTGATGCATTAGAAGTACGTGCAGGTGTTGGCTTATTCTCTGGTGGTAACCCGAACGTATGGTTATCTAACTCATACTCGAACGACGGTATCACAAACATTGGTACTTACCGTGAAGATGTTGATTTATTCAATACACCGACAGTGAATGGTGGTACACCAGGTTACGAAGTGCCACAAGATATGTTTGATGAAGTTGCTAATACAACAATTGGCGCGGGTGACTCATCAGTAAATGCTGTTGACCCTGACTTCGATATGCCGTCAGAGTGGAAATATTCAGTAGGTGCAACATACACAACTGAAGATGAATATGTATTCTCAGTAGATTACTTATTCACTAAACGTAAAGATGCTGCAATCTTACAAGACATCGCGTTACAAGATTCTGGTAATACTACATTTGATGGTCGTCCAATTCTTGAACCTAAAGAAGGTCGTCGTACCGGCGATTTACTACTGACTAATGTAAGTGGTAATAGCGGTGAGTCTCACATCATTTCTGCTGCAATGAGCAAGCGTTTTGATAACGGTATTAGCGTACAACTTGCTTACGCTTACACTGATTCGACTGACGTTAACCCTATGACTAGCTCAGTAGCAAGCTCAAACTACGGTAACATGGCGACCTACGATCCGACTAACCCAGGTGCACACACATCTGATTACGAGATCCCGCATCGCTTTACTATGACATTAGGTTACACAACTGAGTTGTTCGATGGTTACAACACACGTTTCAACCTATTCAGCGAAACGTACAAAGGTCTTCCTTACAGCTATACATATAACGGTAGTGATAGTGTTTGGGGCGATAGCAACTCAAACCGTAGCCGTCAGCTAATGTATATCCCTGAAGTTAATGACCCTAACGTTGTTTACGACATGACTGCTGATGAAGTTAATGAATTTAACGAGTGGATTTCTGCTCAAGGCCTTGAACGCGGCGAAATCGTTGGTCGTAACAGCCAAAATGCTGATTGGTTCACTAAAGTTAATTTCAAGATGACTCAAGAGTTACCTGGTTTCATGCCTGGTCACAAAGGTGAAGTATTCTTCGTTATCGATAACTTAACAAACATGTTAAATGATGACTGGGGCGTGCTTAAGAAAGGTAACTTCGTTGGTAACCGTATGATCAAAACATCAATCGATGACCAAGGTCGTTATGTATACTCTGACTTCAGCCCTAACAATGGTAAAACTGCAACTCAAAGCGGCGCATCAGTTTGGGAAATGCGTGTAGGTGTACGTTACACATTCTAA
- a CDS encoding ABC transporter ATP-binding protein translates to MLSVSKLSIDYGSNRVVSELNLSLGESEILMLVGPTGCGKSTILQALAGLIPISEGEINLGSWRATPKLKVPPEKRKVGMVFQDFALFPHLTVQQNICFRLTDTSKADHWIKLLGLEAFRDKKPATLSGGQKQRVALARTLAHEPDFVLLDEPLSNLDAALKDTLRWDIRNALKDAGVPAIWVTHDQEEALSVGDRVGVLKEGIIQQIDSPERCFSLPSNRFVARFLGEASFIAGNCEGDIATTDLGNAPAIRVDHDTAKVDVLLRPDDVHLIQNAATSNGKVTWVRYEGGSRLCAVKLACDTVVTSRVSHEVMVRPGDAVHVSINTTHPLAVYAA, encoded by the coding sequence ATGCTATCAGTTAGTAAGCTGTCTATCGATTATGGTAGCAATCGTGTGGTAAGTGAACTCAACTTATCACTTGGGGAAAGTGAGATCCTCATGCTAGTTGGTCCAACTGGCTGTGGTAAAAGTACAATTTTACAAGCGTTAGCTGGGCTTATTCCTATCAGCGAAGGCGAAATTAATTTAGGCTCATGGCGTGCTACCCCAAAGTTAAAAGTCCCACCAGAAAAACGTAAAGTGGGTATGGTATTTCAAGACTTTGCGTTATTCCCGCATTTAACAGTGCAGCAAAATATTTGCTTTAGATTAACCGATACCTCAAAAGCTGATCATTGGATTAAGTTACTGGGCCTTGAAGCATTTCGTGATAAAAAGCCAGCTACCTTATCGGGTGGTCAAAAGCAGCGTGTAGCCCTTGCCCGTACACTTGCTCACGAACCAGACTTTGTATTGCTTGACGAGCCGTTATCAAACTTAGATGCCGCTTTAAAAGATACCCTTCGTTGGGATATTCGTAATGCATTAAAAGATGCAGGTGTTCCTGCTATTTGGGTAACCCATGACCAAGAAGAAGCCTTATCTGTCGGTGACCGTGTTGGCGTACTTAAAGAAGGCATTATTCAGCAAATCGATAGCCCTGAACGCTGCTTTAGCTTACCAAGTAATCGTTTTGTAGCGCGCTTCTTAGGTGAAGCAAGTTTCATTGCCGGTAATTGTGAAGGTGATATTGCCACCACTGATTTAGGTAATGCACCAGCTATTAGGGTTGATCATGATACTGCGAAGGTTGATGTATTACTTCGCCCAGATGATGTTCACCTTATTCAAAATGCAGCTACTAGCAATGGTAAAGTGACATGGGTTCGTTACGAAGGTGGCAGCCGTTTATGCGCTGTGAAACTGGCATGCGATACTGTGGTGACAAGCCGAGTAAGCCATGAAGTGATGGTACGCCCTGGTGATGCAGTGCATGTTTCTATCAATACAACACATCCACTTGCGGTTTACGCAGCTTAA
- a CDS encoding ABC transporter permease, with the protein MRIPASYPMALLAALLALVPVYILITLASDATAVFDSHNLKILGNTLSLMVLTVLGSILIGVPLAFISAYVQLPFKKLWLVLFAAPLAIPSYIGAFTLYAAFGPGGEINQLLGFETPPMYGLTGAAIVMTLYTFPFVMLTTRSSLLSLDASMVNAARTLGMSMPMSVFKVILPRVINGIAAGSLLVALYTLSDFGTPAMMRLDTFTRVIYVEYNAFGLSRAAMLSLQLMVIVGFLLFIESQIKTASERHGRPLMLFPSNSQKLVMLVTFLPVLLLAICLPLAIFTLWLARDGVADFDFSIAWNSAYASGIAAIVAVVVAVPVAHAALSGKVGRIMERVTYFGFGIPGIVMGTALVYGGLQLPLLYQTLALLVIAYVLRFLPLAVGSVRTSTEHLDSSLIKSARVLGASPREAFMRITLPLTLRGIIAGAALVFLESMRELEATLLLGPTGFETLSTYLWRVYEAGYFGRAAIPGLLLVVISACGLAIMLSGEKRSQLEH; encoded by the coding sequence ATGCGCATACCTGCTTCTTATCCCATGGCGCTGCTTGCAGCGCTTTTGGCGTTAGTGCCAGTTTATATTCTGATCACTTTAGCCAGTGATGCGACGGCTGTTTTTGATAGTCACAATTTAAAAATTCTTGGTAACACTTTATCACTTATGGTGTTAACTGTTTTAGGCTCTATTTTAATTGGCGTGCCTCTTGCGTTTATTAGTGCTTATGTTCAACTTCCTTTTAAAAAGCTTTGGCTTGTTTTGTTTGCAGCTCCACTTGCTATTCCAAGTTATATTGGCGCGTTTACTTTATATGCAGCATTTGGCCCCGGTGGTGAGATAAATCAGCTGCTCGGCTTTGAAACGCCCCCTATGTATGGCTTAACTGGCGCCGCTATTGTGATGACACTATACACGTTTCCTTTTGTTATGCTTACAACGCGTTCGTCTTTACTTAGCTTAGATGCCAGCATGGTAAATGCGGCCCGCACTTTAGGTATGTCGATGCCAATGAGTGTGTTTAAAGTCATATTACCGCGTGTAATAAACGGTATAGCAGCGGGCTCATTACTGGTTGCGCTTTATACTCTATCCGATTTTGGTACACCAGCAATGATGCGCTTAGATACCTTTACTCGAGTAATCTATGTTGAATATAACGCCTTTGGTTTAAGTCGTGCAGCGATGTTATCGCTACAATTAATGGTGATAGTAGGCTTTTTACTGTTCATCGAATCACAAATTAAAACGGCTTCTGAGCGCCACGGTAGACCGCTAATGTTATTCCCATCGAACAGCCAGAAATTAGTAATGCTGGTGACTTTTCTACCTGTTTTATTATTGGCTATTTGTTTACCATTAGCCATTTTTACCCTTTGGCTTGCCCGTGATGGTGTTGCTGATTTTGATTTCAGCATTGCGTGGAACTCAGCTTATGCATCTGGCATTGCGGCTATTGTCGCTGTTGTGGTTGCTGTGCCTGTAGCTCATGCTGCCTTAAGTGGTAAAGTAGGGCGCATTATGGAACGGGTTACTTATTTCGGATTTGGTATTCCAGGTATCGTAATGGGTACTGCACTTGTTTATGGTGGCCTGCAATTACCGCTTTTATACCAAACTCTGGCATTATTAGTGATAGCCTACGTGCTACGTTTTTTACCGTTGGCAGTTGGCTCTGTGCGAACCAGCACAGAACACTTAGATTCGAGTTTAATCAAATCGGCACGCGTATTAGGCGCCAGCCCTCGTGAAGCATTTATGCGTATTACCTTACCTTTAACACTACGCGGTATCATTGCTGGTGCAGCCTTGGTATTTTTAGAATCAATGCGAGAGCTTGAAGCGACCTTATTACTTGGCCCAACAGGCTTTGAAACACTATCAACCTATTTATGGCGTGTTTATGAAGCAGGTTATTTCGGTCGCGCTGCCATTCCTGGGCTCTTGTTAGTAGTGATATCAGCATGTGGCTTAGCTATAATGCTCTCTGGTGAAAAGCGCAGTCAATTAGAACATTAA
- a CDS encoding extracellular solute-binding protein, producing the protein MKRRTFIQGLAAFGVVGAMPLPLSRAFAASAASPISVKDLPALEGDLTLYLGRGEGGLYENVLQSIQKKNPKLNLSIRRGPTAALANMIVAEAKAGVKRADLFWAVDSGAIGLVTDAGLAKPLPSDLEAQLQPQFRYPGWAPVTGRIRTLPYNTKRLTKDQIPDSIMAIADSDLSIGWAPAYASFQSFVTAMRILEGEDKTAKWLKKVQKRSKTYAGELGVVMAVERGEVDIGFANHYYTLRLKSGKPDANLDLAFTNQDAGCLVNASGVLSLTDNPNAMNFMRYLLSSEVQSYLAREAYEIPLIQGIEQPAGLPALTDVSPPKIDLTQLADLRPTLDLMRSSGVL; encoded by the coding sequence GTGAAGCGTAGGACCTTTATTCAAGGCCTGGCTGCGTTTGGGGTAGTGGGCGCAATGCCGCTACCTCTTTCTCGTGCCTTTGCAGCCTCTGCTGCAAGCCCAATTTCAGTGAAAGACTTACCCGCCCTAGAGGGTGACCTAACCTTATATTTAGGCCGTGGTGAAGGTGGTTTGTACGAAAACGTACTGCAATCAATCCAAAAGAAAAACCCAAAACTTAATTTATCAATTCGCCGTGGCCCAACTGCTGCACTTGCCAACATGATTGTGGCTGAAGCGAAAGCGGGTGTTAAACGTGCTGATTTATTTTGGGCCGTTGACTCAGGTGCGATTGGCTTAGTAACAGACGCAGGTTTAGCTAAACCGCTACCAAGTGACTTAGAAGCGCAATTACAACCTCAGTTCCGTTATCCGGGCTGGGCACCAGTGACAGGTCGTATTCGCACACTACCTTACAACACTAAGCGCCTAACCAAAGATCAGATCCCAGATAGCATAATGGCCATTGCTGATAGCGATTTATCAATTGGTTGGGCACCTGCTTATGCTTCTTTCCAATCATTTGTCACGGCAATGCGTATTCTTGAAGGTGAAGATAAAACGGCTAAATGGCTTAAGAAAGTTCAAAAACGTTCGAAAACCTATGCCGGCGAGCTTGGCGTAGTGATGGCCGTTGAACGTGGTGAAGTGGATATTGGTTTTGCAAACCATTATTACACGTTACGTCTTAAGTCAGGTAAACCAGATGCAAACCTTGATCTTGCTTTTACCAATCAAGATGCTGGTTGTTTAGTTAATGCATCAGGTGTGTTATCGCTGACAGACAACCCGAACGCAATGAACTTTATGCGCTACTTACTAAGTTCAGAAGTACAAAGTTACTTAGCGCGTGAAGCCTATGAAATTCCATTGATCCAAGGTATTGAGCAGCCAGCTGGATTACCAGCGTTAACGGATGTTTCGCCGCCCAAAATCGATTTAACTCAATTGGCAGATTTAAGGCCAACACTCGACCTTATGCGCAGTAGCGGTGTTTTATAA
- a CDS encoding MarR family winged helix-turn-helix transcriptional regulator, whose product MTTDKQITLDLKQFLPYSLANIAMQMSEQFSELYQQQFDLTVPQWRIIANLAQYGERTAKELCDMAQMDKSTVSRAVKSLLTRNLITAKENPKDKRASLLSLSVEGSRLHEQIVPIANEWQAGLVSDLDSQELKQFMNTLSKLSNHLNKNV is encoded by the coding sequence ATGACGACAGACAAACAAATAACGCTCGATTTAAAACAATTCTTACCTTATTCACTAGCCAATATTGCAATGCAAATGAGCGAACAGTTTAGTGAGCTATATCAACAGCAGTTCGATTTAACCGTGCCACAATGGCGGATAATTGCGAATTTAGCGCAATATGGTGAGCGCACTGCCAAAGAATTATGTGATATGGCACAAATGGATAAATCAACGGTGTCTCGTGCAGTAAAGTCGCTATTGACCAGAAACCTTATAACAGCCAAAGAAAACCCTAAGGATAAACGCGCAAGTTTATTATCGCTTTCCGTTGAGGGGAGCCGTTTGCATGAGCAAATTGTGCCAATAGCAAATGAGTGGCAAGCAGGTTTAGTGAGTGACTTAGATAGCCAAGAACTTAAACAATTTATGAACACACTTAGTAAGCTTTCCAATCACTTAAATAAAAATGTGTAA
- the hmgA gene encoding homogentisate 1,2-dioxygenase → MNNELQYMTGFGNEFETEALPGALPIGQFSPQKVKYDLYAEQFSTTAFTAPRADNRRTWFYRIRPSVIQGDYTPIDNGLICTAPITEVPTPPTMLRWDPIEIPAQPTDFIDGLVTMAANGSANAQTGIGIHIYVANKSMQHRYFYNADGEMLFVPQQGELLLRTECGQLTIRAGEIAVIPRGIKFAVDLLTDTARGYICENYGHAYILPERGPVGANGYANDRDFHYPVAAFEDVEGDFELVAKFNGNMFRCDIGHSPLDVVAWTGNSAPYKYDLARFNVMNTVSYDHPDPSIFTVLTSPSGTEGVANIDFAIFPPRWMVAENTFRPPYYHRNIMSEFMGLIEGVYDAKEHGFVPGGSSLHNCMSPHGPEADVFEKASNAELEPQRYENTLAFMFESRYVISPTKYALEGKERQPNYTDCWRTIKKHFTGKQDV, encoded by the coding sequence ATGAATAACGAATTACAATATATGACTGGCTTTGGTAATGAATTTGAAACCGAAGCATTACCCGGCGCACTACCTATCGGTCAATTCAGCCCGCAAAAAGTTAAATATGATTTATATGCTGAGCAGTTCAGCACAACGGCATTTACAGCGCCCCGTGCTGATAACCGTCGTACTTGGTTTTACCGTATTCGCCCGTCAGTAATACAAGGTGATTACACGCCAATTGATAATGGCCTTATTTGCACCGCTCCTATTACAGAAGTGCCAACACCACCGACAATGCTACGTTGGGATCCAATCGAAATTCCAGCACAGCCAACTGATTTTATAGATGGTTTAGTCACTATGGCTGCCAACGGTAGTGCCAATGCGCAAACAGGTATTGGTATTCATATTTATGTCGCTAATAAATCAATGCAACACCGTTACTTTTATAATGCTGATGGTGAAATGTTATTTGTGCCGCAACAAGGTGAGCTATTACTTAGAACCGAGTGCGGACAACTAACCATTCGTGCAGGCGAAATTGCCGTAATTCCCCGTGGTATTAAGTTCGCAGTTGATTTGCTCACCGATACAGCGCGTGGTTATATTTGTGAAAACTATGGCCATGCCTATATTTTACCAGAGCGCGGCCCAGTGGGTGCCAATGGTTATGCTAATGACCGTGACTTCCACTACCCTGTAGCGGCTTTTGAAGATGTTGAAGGTGATTTTGAACTCGTTGCTAAATTCAATGGCAATATGTTCCGTTGTGATATTGGCCACTCGCCATTAGATGTGGTTGCTTGGACGGGTAACAGTGCACCTTACAAGTATGACCTTGCTCGATTCAATGTTATGAATACAGTAAGTTACGACCACCCTGATCCATCAATCTTTACTGTATTAACATCACCATCGGGTACAGAAGGTGTCGCTAATATCGATTTTGCTATCTTCCCTCCACGTTGGATGGTGGCTGAGAACACATTCCGCCCACCTTATTACCACCGTAATATTATGAGTGAGTTTATGGGCCTAATCGAAGGTGTATACGATGCCAAAGAACATGGCTTTGTACCTGGTGGTTCTAGCTTACATAATTGTATGTCACCACATGGTCCAGAAGCCGATGTATTCGAAAAAGCATCAAATGCTGAACTTGAACCACAACGCTACGAAAATACCTTGGCATTTATGTTCGAATCACGTTACGTTATTTCACCAACTAAATATGCCCTTGAAGGTAAAGAGCGTCAGCCTAATTACACAGACTGTTGGCGCACTATTAAAAAACATTTCACAGGTAAACAGGACGTATAA
- the maiA gene encoding maleylacetoacetate isomerase yields the protein MKLYSYFRSSAAYRVRIALNLKNIDHELVTVNLLKSEQQSDEYLAKNPQGLLPALENEQGVLAQSLAILEWLEETHPETPLLTGDAWQKAQIRNLCYAVACDIHPIDNLRVLKYLANDLGVDEEAKTTWYKHWVEVGFESIEKLLDEANTFCVGNKPTLADVCLVPQVFNALRFKVDMTKYPKIAAVYEQCNKLDAFIDAAPQNQPDAI from the coding sequence ATGAAACTTTATAGCTATTTTCGTTCATCAGCTGCATACCGAGTTCGCATTGCGCTTAATTTAAAGAACATTGATCACGAGTTGGTGACGGTTAATTTATTAAAATCAGAACAACAAAGCGACGAGTACCTAGCTAAAAACCCACAAGGGTTATTGCCTGCACTTGAAAATGAGCAAGGTGTACTTGCGCAATCGCTGGCTATTTTAGAGTGGCTAGAAGAAACTCACCCAGAAACGCCTCTATTAACTGGTGATGCATGGCAAAAAGCTCAGATCCGCAATTTATGTTATGCCGTAGCGTGCGATATCCACCCTATCGATAATTTGCGTGTATTAAAGTACTTGGCTAACGATCTTGGTGTTGATGAAGAAGCAAAAACGACCTGGTATAAGCATTGGGTAGAAGTTGGCTTTGAGAGTATCGAAAAGCTACTTGATGAAGCGAACACTTTTTGTGTGGGCAACAAACCAACGCTTGCTGATGTGTGCTTAGTGCCGCAAGTATTTAATGCCTTGCGTTTTAAAGTTGATATGACCAAGTACCCTAAAATTGCTGCTGTTTATGAGCAATGTAATAAGCTTGATGCCTTTATAGATGCTGCACCACAAAATCAGCCAGATGCAATTTAA
- a CDS encoding TIGR02647 family protein: protein MQFDKNMIDELTLLAKFPRNSQMQGIKIHSDAENSIRDAAKRLYDKGITDSPDGGYLTDLGLDLINHVSVINSALR, encoded by the coding sequence ATGCAATTTGATAAAAATATGATCGACGAACTAACCTTGCTTGCGAAATTTCCTCGTAACTCTCAAATGCAGGGAATTAAAATTCACTCCGATGCCGAAAACTCAATTAGAGATGCAGCAAAACGTCTTTATGATAAAGGTATTACAGATAGTCCTGATGGGGGCTACTTAACCGACTTAGGGCTCGATTTAATTAACCATGTGAGTGTAATTAACTCAGCACTTAGATAA
- a CDS encoding DUF1496 domain-containing protein, producing the protein MLKKILLLSTLFTLGFVDQAQANEKPLIVLDGQEALNNQKVCWYENKRYTEGAYIVVGEMTLICSAKQPNFSNSDLAWLRLNANGEIIYPKQAKTIHVN; encoded by the coding sequence TTGTTAAAGAAAATTTTACTGTTAAGTACTTTGTTTACTTTAGGGTTTGTAGATCAAGCACAAGCAAACGAAAAACCACTAATCGTGCTTGATGGTCAAGAGGCATTAAACAATCAAAAAGTGTGTTGGTATGAAAATAAACGCTATACCGAAGGTGCCTATATTGTCGTTGGCGAGATGACTTTAATTTGCAGCGCCAAACAGCCTAATTTTTCAAACAGTGATTTGGCGTGGCTCAGACTAAATGCCAATGGCGAGATTATTTACCCAAAACAAGCGAAAACGATTCACGTCAATTAG
- a CDS encoding VF530 family DNA-binding protein, which produces MDNQPNNPLHGVKLADIVTKLEEKLGWEGMAAHVDVRCFQNDPSVKSSLKFLRKTPWAREKVEQLYIDTFINNDQADDGTFQWKSIKK; this is translated from the coding sequence ATGGACAATCAACCAAATAATCCGTTACATGGCGTTAAATTAGCCGACATCGTTACTAAACTTGAAGAAAAACTTGGTTGGGAAGGTATGGCAGCGCACGTAGATGTACGCTGCTTTCAGAATGACCCAAGTGTAAAGTCGAGTCTTAAATTTTTACGAAAGACCCCTTGGGCACGAGAAAAAGTAGAGCAGTTATATATTGATACCTTTATCAATAATGACCAAGCTGATGATGGCACTTTCCAATGGAAAAGTATTAAAAAGTAA